Within the Micromonospora citrea genome, the region CACTCGGGGGAGTCCAGCCGCACGGCCCCGGAGTCGTCGGTGAGTTGGCAGTTGTTGGCCAGCGCCAGGTGTTCGAAGGTCTGCTGGGTGAACACGTCGCCGGGGGCCGTGGCGGCGGTGATGCCGGCGACGCCGCCGGTGTTGAGCCTCGCCGCGGCGGCGGCGATCCTCTCGTACGTGTCGGGGGCGGGCAGCCCGGCCGCGTCGAAGAGGTCCTTGCGGTAGACGAGGAGCTGGCCCCAGCCGTCGCTGGGTACGGCGAGCTGCCTGCCGTCCTCCGCCGTCAGCTCCAGGGCGCGCGGCGAGAAGGTCTGCCGGCCCAGCGCCTCGACGACCTCCCCGTTCGCCGAGGGGTGCAGCAGTTCGTTGCCGGCGAGGGTGCGCACTCCGGCCAGCGACACCGAGCCCACCACGTCGGGCAGCTCGCCCGCGGCGGCGCTGGAGGCGATCAGCGAGGGGAACTGGTCCTCGTTGACGGTGACGAGGTCGACCGTGACGCCGGTCTTCGCGGTGAAGTCCGCGACGATCGCCTTGGTGGCGGTGACCCGGTCCGCCACGTCCTCCAGGCTCCACACGGTGATCTTCCTGCTGTCGCTGTCGGAATCTTCGTCGCCGCAGGCCAGCAGGCCGGCCCCGGTGACTGCCATGATCAGGGTGGCGGCGAGTATCCGCATCGGAGGTGCTGACATCGATGGCACTCCTCTCGAAGGGTATACAAGGGATTCAACGCCTTCGATTGATCAATTACAAGACATATGCCGATTTTTTGCCTACGATGGAACCCAGTGCTACCGGGATGTGACTCATGGTCAACTGGGTTGTCTCACTCGCCGGGCCCCGACGGATCAGCCTCGAGCCCTGCCCCCCGGATCCGCTCGGCCCCGGTCAGGTCCGCGTCCGCACCTGCTACTCCGGCATCTCGGCGGGCACCGAGCTCACCCTCTACCGGGGCAGCAATCCCCGGCTGAGCAAGGACTGGGACGACGTCAGCCGGATGTTCGTGCCCCGGCAGAGTGCCGTCCCGTACCCGCTGGTGGGCTTCGGCTACGAGGAGGTCGGCGAGGTCGTCGAGGTCGCGCCCGACGTGACCGACCGGCGGGCCGGGCAGGTCGTCTGGGGCATCTGGGGGCACCGCGCCGAGGCGGTCGTGGCCGCCGACACGGTGCACCCGCTGCCCGCCGGGCTCGATCCGCTCGCGGCCGTCTTCGCCCGCCCCGGGGCGATCGCCCTCACCGCGGTGCTCGCCGGCGACCTGCACCTCGGCGACTGGGTCGGGGTCTTCGGGCAGGGCGTCATCGGGTTGCTCGCCACCCGGCTCGCCGCCCTCTCCGGCGCCCGGGTGGTCGCCGTCGACCGGGTGCCCGCCCGGCTGGCGCACGCCACCCGACTCGGCGCCCGCGTCGCCGTGGACGCGGGCACCGAGTCGGCGGCGGCCGTGCTGCGCCGGGCCACCGGCGGCCGGGGCGCGGACGTCTGTCTGGAACTGTCCGGGGCGTACCCGGCACTGCACGAGGCGATCCGCGCCACCACCCACGCCGGCCGCGTCGTGGCCGCCGGCTTCTACCAGGGGCAGGCCGACGGGCTGGGCCTGGGTGAGGAGTTCCACCACAACCGGATCCAGCTGGTGGCGGCCCAGGTCTCCGGGCCGACCCCGGCGCCCGGCATGGCCGGCCGGTGGACCGGGGCCCGCGTCGCACACACCTTCATGGACCTGGTGGCCGAGGGCAGCGTCGACCCGCTGCCGCTGGTGAGCCACGTCGTGGACGCCAGCGCGGTGGCCGACGCGCTGGCGCTGCTCGACCGCGGTGACGGTGACGCCCTCCAAGTGGTGCTGAGGTTCTAGATGACGATCCCGCTGGCCTGTCAGGAGCAGCTCCTGCCGGGCACCGACCTGATCCAGAAGTACGCGCTGGCCACAACGCTCGGCTACGACGCGATCGAGCTGCGCGGCTCCGGCGACCTCGGCCTCGCCCGCCGGCTGCCCGAGCTGCGCCGGGCCCGCGCCGCCGGGGTGGTGATGCCCACCGTCTGCGTCGAGATGGACCACTTCATCGGCGACTTCGATCCCGAGCGGTCCCGCGACGCGGTACGCAACCTGCGCTCCCAGCTCTCGGTCATCGCCGAGCTGGGCGGTGTCGGGGCGATGACCCCGGCCGCGTGGGGGATGTTCTCCCGGCGGCTGCCGCCGTTCGAGCCGCCCCGCTCGCCCGCCGGCGACCGGCAGGTGCTCGTCGACGCCCTG harbors:
- a CDS encoding zinc-dependent alcohol dehydrogenase, yielding MVNWVVSLAGPRRISLEPCPPDPLGPGQVRVRTCYSGISAGTELTLYRGSNPRLSKDWDDVSRMFVPRQSAVPYPLVGFGYEEVGEVVEVAPDVTDRRAGQVVWGIWGHRAEAVVAADTVHPLPAGLDPLAAVFARPGAIALTAVLAGDLHLGDWVGVFGQGVIGLLATRLAALSGARVVAVDRVPARLAHATRLGARVAVDAGTESAAAVLRRATGGRGADVCLELSGAYPALHEAIRATTHAGRVVAAGFYQGQADGLGLGEEFHHNRIQLVAAQVSGPTPAPGMAGRWTGARVAHTFMDLVAEGSVDPLPLVSHVVDASAVADALALLDRGDGDALQVVLRF